A genome region from Fervidobacterium changbaicum includes the following:
- a CDS encoding MBL fold metallo-hydrolase: protein MYEVIDVTESVKVLRAPVNVVFFFKSTLGKSECLVIDSGSSNEYGKKILKYLESQGVNRFSILNSHSHADHIGGNSFLQERTKCKIYATYFESVFIEHPQLEPMYLWGGPIFEGIDNKFLMAKSSIVTDIVEYGWSSELDVEIIPLKGHSFNMVGVLIDDGKKRVLFVADAVVSMQTIEKYKVYFLYDVHEHLKTLRGLNKWAENVDVVVPSHGEIFDFSKEDDGENKKREFLNLIKGNEKVIEDVLGLILGILVEPKTIDEILSEVAANFLIPIDATSYVLLLQTLKAYCSYLVNVNEIGLTFERGKLEYIRMH, encoded by the coding sequence GTGTATGAGGTAATTGATGTAACGGAATCTGTAAAGGTGTTAAGGGCGCCTGTTAATGTGGTGTTTTTCTTCAAATCTACGTTGGGAAAAAGCGAGTGCTTGGTCATCGATTCTGGAAGTAGCAATGAATATGGGAAAAAGATATTAAAATACCTTGAAAGCCAAGGTGTGAATAGGTTTTCGATACTCAATTCACACTCGCATGCAGACCATATCGGAGGAAATAGCTTTCTGCAGGAAAGAACCAAGTGCAAGATTTATGCGACGTATTTTGAGAGCGTCTTCATTGAACATCCTCAGCTTGAGCCGATGTATCTCTGGGGAGGACCTATTTTTGAAGGGATAGATAACAAGTTTTTAATGGCAAAATCTTCAATAGTTACAGACATTGTAGAATACGGCTGGTCTTCTGAGCTCGATGTAGAAATCATACCACTTAAAGGGCACTCTTTTAATATGGTTGGAGTGTTGATTGATGATGGTAAAAAGAGGGTGTTGTTCGTAGCCGATGCTGTTGTTTCTATGCAAACGATAGAAAAATACAAGGTTTATTTCTTATACGACGTGCACGAACATCTAAAAACTCTGCGAGGTCTAAATAAATGGGCAGAAAACGTAGATGTTGTTGTGCCGAGCCATGGTGAGATTTTTGACTTCAGCAAAGAAGATGATGGAGAAAACAAAAAAAGAGAGTTTTTGAACCTGATTAAAGGAAATGAGAAAGTTATAGAAGATGTTTTGGGTTTGATTTTGGGAATTCTGGTGGAACCGAAGACGATAGATGAGATTTTGAGCGAGGTTGCAGCTAATTTCTTAATCCCCATTGATGCCACGTCTTATGTGTTACTACTCCAAACTCTCAAAGCCTATTGTAGTTATCTGGTTAATGTAAACGAGATAGGTCTTACTTTCGAAAGAGGGAAATTGGAGTATATTAGAATGCATTGA
- a CDS encoding alpha-amylase family glycosyl hydrolase, with protein MIGYEIFVRSFADSNDDGIGDFKGIAQKADYLKAIGVDLVWLTPHFKSPSYHGYDIIDYFDTNSSFGSLSDFKAMVNTLHEKGIKVVIDLPLNHVSDRHPWFKAAMNGEKPYIDYFLWAQPHFNLSEKRHWDEELLWHNRNGKWYYGVFGGSSPDLNYENPEVVQKSLEIVEFWLNQGVDGFRFDAAKHIYDYDIKEGRFRYDHEKNVAYWKLVMDKARQVKGSDIFAVTEVWDDPEIVDRYAKTIGCSFNFYFTEAIRESMQHGAVYKIVDCFQRTLTKKPYLPSNFTGNHDMHRLASLIQQEEQRKVFFGLLMTTPGVPFIYYGDELGMKGVYDSTFTEDVIEPFPWYASLSGEGQTFWKAIRFNRAFTGVSVEEQLSREGSLLREVIAWTKFRKENEWLTNAWVENVTHNTFVIAYTVTDGNYGFRVYANIAGHNESFEGITLKPYEVKIV; from the coding sequence ATGATAGGCTACGAGATATTTGTTAGGTCTTTTGCAGATTCAAACGACGATGGTATAGGTGATTTCAAAGGTATAGCACAGAAAGCAGACTACTTAAAAGCTATCGGTGTTGACCTTGTTTGGCTCACACCACATTTCAAATCACCGAGCTATCACGGATACGATATCATTGATTATTTCGATACGAACTCTTCTTTCGGCTCACTCTCAGATTTCAAAGCGATGGTCAATACGCTCCATGAAAAAGGTATAAAGGTCGTCATTGACCTTCCACTCAACCATGTTTCGGACAGACACCCTTGGTTTAAAGCAGCAATGAACGGTGAAAAACCTTACATAGACTATTTCCTTTGGGCTCAACCACACTTCAACCTAAGCGAAAAGAGGCACTGGGATGAAGAATTACTCTGGCACAACAGGAATGGAAAGTGGTATTATGGGGTTTTCGGAGGCTCCTCACCTGATTTGAACTACGAAAATCCAGAAGTTGTCCAAAAATCACTTGAAATCGTTGAATTTTGGCTCAATCAAGGTGTTGATGGTTTCAGATTCGATGCAGCAAAACACATATACGATTACGATATTAAAGAAGGTAGATTTAGATACGACCACGAAAAAAATGTTGCATACTGGAAACTTGTTATGGACAAAGCAAGACAGGTAAAAGGTTCAGACATATTTGCCGTTACGGAGGTCTGGGACGACCCAGAGATAGTTGACAGATACGCAAAGACAATTGGTTGTTCGTTCAACTTCTATTTCACAGAAGCAATTAGAGAGTCTATGCAACATGGAGCCGTTTACAAAATCGTCGATTGCTTCCAAAGGACACTAACAAAAAAACCATACCTACCAAGCAACTTCACAGGTAACCACGACATGCACAGACTCGCAAGCCTTATCCAACAGGAAGAACAAAGAAAAGTCTTCTTCGGTTTACTCATGACAACTCCTGGTGTTCCTTTCATCTACTATGGTGATGAACTTGGCATGAAAGGTGTTTACGACTCCACATTCACAGAAGACGTTATCGAACCATTCCCATGGTATGCATCACTATCTGGAGAAGGTCAAACGTTCTGGAAGGCAATTAGATTTAACAGAGCATTTACAGGAGTCTCTGTTGAAGAACAACTCAGCAGAGAAGGGAGCTTGCTCAGAGAGGTCATAGCATGGACGAAATTCAGAAAAGAAAACGAGTGGCTCACAAACGCATGGGTCGAAAACGTTACACACAACACATTTGTTATCGCATATACGGTAACCGATGGTAATTATGGTTTTAGAGTATACGCAAATATCGCAGGACATAACGAATCGTTTGAAGGAATCACTTTGAAACCATACGAAGTGAAAATAGTCTAA
- the murD gene encoding UDP-N-acetylmuramoyl-L-alanine--D-glutamate ligase gives MKFALLGFGLSNKYAARYLKSLGEEVFVSEGSKLSEEDKKYLEETGIPYEEGTNSEKILEADVILTSPSVPYNHPILMKAKELGKHVDTEITYFTKNLDWNPTIIAVTGSVGKSTTVSMINHLISKSATSQLSGNIGIPIAQVLLEGKKPEYLVIEISSFQLYWAEYFKPHVAVITNIYPNHLDWHPSMEHYVESKFKITKFQDNEDHFIYNPKDMETFKRLSLVQAKRVPFTADFKFEEIPFHIRTKQNVENIAAAKTVLKVLNLPFDMSMLEDFVPLPHRMEYCGTINGAHYYNDSKATNAAAVLKALENFDGNLFLIIAGKGKNEDYTKLADEIKKKCKHVAIVGPIADQIEPYLKEREINYKRYKNIEEAVIEISKMAGEGDYVLLGPAGASYDAYKNFEERGDHFKAIVKKLLEQ, from the coding sequence TTGAAGTTTGCACTCCTGGGGTTTGGGTTAAGTAACAAATACGCAGCAAGGTATTTGAAATCACTCGGAGAAGAAGTTTTTGTAAGCGAAGGTAGTAAGCTTTCAGAAGAGGATAAAAAATATTTGGAAGAAACGGGCATCCCATATGAAGAAGGGACAAACAGCGAAAAAATCCTCGAAGCAGACGTTATATTAACCAGCCCAAGTGTTCCATACAACCATCCCATTCTCATGAAAGCAAAAGAATTGGGCAAACATGTTGACACAGAAATCACTTATTTTACGAAAAATCTTGATTGGAACCCAACCATCATCGCGGTTACAGGTTCCGTTGGAAAGAGCACAACCGTATCAATGATTAACCATCTCATTTCAAAATCCGCAACCTCTCAACTCTCTGGAAATATCGGCATACCAATAGCACAAGTACTTCTGGAAGGTAAAAAACCTGAGTATCTTGTCATAGAAATTAGCAGTTTCCAACTCTACTGGGCGGAATACTTCAAACCACACGTGGCAGTTATCACAAACATATATCCGAACCACCTCGACTGGCATCCATCTATGGAGCATTACGTTGAATCGAAATTTAAAATAACAAAGTTCCAAGATAACGAAGACCACTTCATCTACAATCCAAAAGATATGGAAACATTCAAAAGACTCTCGCTCGTCCAAGCCAAACGTGTTCCATTCACAGCGGATTTCAAATTCGAAGAGATACCATTCCACATCCGCACAAAACAGAACGTTGAAAACATCGCCGCTGCGAAGACCGTGTTGAAGGTGTTGAACTTACCATTTGACATGAGTATGCTCGAAGATTTCGTGCCATTGCCACATCGAATGGAGTATTGTGGGACAATAAACGGAGCACATTATTACAACGATTCAAAAGCCACAAATGCTGCAGCAGTATTGAAAGCCCTTGAAAATTTCGACGGGAATCTTTTCTTGATAATTGCCGGAAAAGGTAAAAACGAAGACTACACAAAGCTGGCAGATGAGATAAAGAAAAAATGCAAACACGTTGCTATAGTCGGACCTATCGCGGACCAGATTGAGCCGTATTTGAAGGAAAGAGAGATTAATTACAAAAGATACAAAAATATCGAAGAAGCAGTTATTGAAATATCAAAAATGGCAGGCGAAGGCGATTACGTGCTCTTGGGACCAGCTGGTGCAAGTTACGATGCGTATAAAAATTTCGAAGAACGTGGAGACCATTTTAAAGCGATAGTCAAAAAGCTTTTGGAACAATAA
- the eno gene encoding phosphopyruvate hydratase encodes MYVEIVDVRAREVLDSRGNPTIEVEVLLEDGSFGSAIVPSGASTGKFEALELRDGDKKRYMGKGVLKAVEHVNEIIAPRVVGLNAFDQVYLDKVLLELDGTENKSKLGANAILGVSMAVARAAAESAGLPLYKYLGGANAKVLPVPFMNVINGGAHADNSLDIQEFMLVPAGAPSFKEALRYGAEVFHTLKKILKDAGHVTAVGDEGGFAPNLSSNEEAIQVLIKAIEQAGYEPGKDIFIALDCAASEFYNEETGKYNIDGTEKTGDELIEYYSMLVDKYWPVIISIEDPFEQEDWDSYVKFTQKVGGKVQIVGDDLYVTNVKRLAKGIELFATNSILIKLNQIGSVTETLDAIEMAKTAGMTNVISHRSGETEDTFIADLAVATNVGMIKTGSLSRSERIAKYNRLLRIEEELGDAAIYKGLDAFYSIKR; translated from the coding sequence ATGTACGTAGAGATAGTTGATGTAAGGGCAAGAGAAGTGCTTGATTCCCGCGGAAATCCCACGATTGAAGTTGAAGTTCTTCTTGAAGATGGTAGCTTTGGCAGTGCGATAGTTCCAAGTGGTGCTTCCACTGGTAAATTTGAAGCACTCGAATTGAGAGATGGCGACAAAAAAAGATACATGGGTAAAGGTGTTCTCAAGGCAGTTGAACATGTGAATGAAATCATCGCACCACGAGTCGTTGGATTGAACGCGTTTGATCAAGTTTACCTTGACAAAGTTCTCCTTGAACTTGATGGCACAGAAAATAAGTCCAAACTTGGTGCAAACGCTATCCTTGGTGTGTCAATGGCGGTTGCAAGAGCTGCAGCTGAAAGCGCTGGTTTGCCACTTTACAAATACCTTGGTGGAGCAAATGCAAAGGTTCTTCCAGTTCCATTCATGAACGTTATCAACGGTGGTGCACACGCAGATAACAGCCTTGATATCCAAGAATTTATGCTCGTTCCAGCAGGAGCTCCTTCGTTCAAAGAAGCACTCAGATATGGTGCAGAAGTATTCCACACACTCAAAAAGATACTCAAAGACGCTGGTCACGTGACAGCCGTTGGAGACGAAGGTGGATTTGCACCAAATCTTTCTTCAAACGAAGAGGCTATTCAGGTTCTCATAAAGGCGATTGAACAAGCCGGCTATGAACCTGGAAAAGACATATTCATCGCACTCGACTGCGCAGCGAGTGAATTCTACAATGAAGAGACAGGAAAATACAACATCGATGGAACGGAAAAGACTGGTGATGAACTTATTGAGTACTACTCCATGCTCGTCGACAAATACTGGCCCGTTATCATCTCCATCGAAGATCCATTCGAACAAGAAGATTGGGACAGCTACGTGAAATTCACACAGAAAGTCGGTGGAAAGGTGCAAATCGTTGGTGATGATTTGTATGTCACTAACGTCAAAAGACTTGCCAAAGGAATTGAACTCTTCGCCACAAATTCAATCCTCATAAAGCTCAACCAGATTGGCTCGGTTACAGAGACGCTCGATGCAATAGAAATGGCAAAGACCGCTGGTATGACAAACGTTATCTCACACAGAAGCGGAGAAACGGAAGATACGTTCATCGCAGACCTTGCAGTTGCAACGAATGTTGGTATGATTAAAACTGGGTCACTTTCAAGAAGCGAAAGGATCGCAAAATACAACAGGTTACTTAGAATCGAAGAAGAACTCGGTGATGCGGCAATTTACAAAGGACTGGATGCATTCTATTCGATTAAAAGATAA
- a CDS encoding S-layer homology domain-containing protein: MRKVLALLAVIVLVTFSMAAFRDIPKGHWAESFVTRLEEAGIATGFPDGTYRGDEAITRYQIAVFLVRTLDYVFQTVDSSLVNLKSQFESDAKKLENDINAQFAAVKQDIEELQIALEDAKLVLELHDQDIIKLYDLVNSLQDKFVYTDDEGNQQEVDLAALKSDVQTISEILNGLAAQLGDVDYLLRKQIADTNKDLSSQIAEVKTKVDAIDLGTKVDKEVFEGLVSRVELLEEYVNMVYETLGTKVSSDEFESVISELDARISELETQVLNIKSTLDTGLPAIRDMVYELYNNIAALEERVTSYTDVRIDELYTELQTLKDDIELNAAKLAELEETVANNYATLEDAILGLYEELNAVNNSLSSNVERVEVLEERLNLVENQVASLDQIVNEVKADKSEVQEVSKKIDDLKAEKAQDVSRLEQMAMWGIGLGVIGVIIGIIGWFRP; encoded by the coding sequence ATGAGAAAAGTATTAGCGTTATTGGCGGTTATTGTTCTTGTCACATTCTCCATGGCAGCTTTTAGAGACATTCCGAAGGGGCATTGGGCGGAATCATTTGTGACAAGGCTGGAAGAGGCAGGAATTGCGACGGGGTTTCCCGATGGAACATACCGTGGTGATGAAGCGATAACGAGATACCAAATTGCGGTATTTTTGGTTAGAACTCTCGATTATGTTTTCCAGACTGTTGATTCCAGCTTGGTAAATTTAAAGTCACAGTTTGAAAGCGATGCCAAAAAGCTTGAAAACGATATAAATGCACAGTTTGCTGCGGTTAAACAAGACATAGAAGAACTCCAGATAGCGCTTGAGGATGCAAAGTTAGTTCTTGAACTTCACGACCAAGATATTATAAAGTTATATGACCTCGTCAATTCACTTCAGGATAAGTTCGTTTACACAGATGATGAAGGCAATCAGCAAGAAGTAGACCTTGCTGCGTTGAAGAGCGATGTACAAACGATCAGTGAAATCCTCAACGGTTTGGCTGCTCAGCTTGGCGATGTAGATTACCTTTTGAGAAAACAAATTGCCGACACAAATAAAGACCTTTCATCACAGATAGCAGAGGTCAAAACTAAGGTCGATGCAATAGACCTCGGAACAAAAGTAGACAAGGAAGTATTCGAAGGTTTGGTTTCAAGAGTTGAACTCTTGGAAGAATACGTAAATATGGTATACGAAACCCTTGGGACAAAAGTATCTTCTGATGAATTCGAAAGTGTAATCTCTGAATTAGATGCGAGGATTTCTGAGCTTGAAACACAGGTTCTGAACATTAAGAGCACGCTTGATACAGGATTGCCAGCGATTAGAGATATGGTTTACGAGCTATACAACAACATCGCAGCACTCGAAGAAAGGGTTACATCGTACACGGATGTCAGGATAGATGAACTGTACACAGAATTGCAAACACTGAAAGACGATATCGAACTCAATGCAGCAAAGCTTGCAGAACTTGAAGAAACTGTAGCGAATAATTATGCAACGCTAGAAGACGCGATCCTGGGACTTTACGAAGAACTGAACGCTGTTAACAATTCGTTATCGTCGAACGTTGAGAGAGTTGAAGTACTGGAGGAAAGGTTGAACTTAGTTGAAAATCAGGTAGCAAGTTTAGATCAGATTGTCAACGAAGTCAAAGCTGACAAGAGCGAAGTACAAGAAGTTAGCAAAAAAATTGACGACCTCAAGGCTGAAAAGGCTCAGGATGTTTCCCGCTTAGAGCAGATGGCCATGTGGGGCATTGGGCTTGGTGTAATTGGTGTTATAATAGGAATAATTGGTTGGTTCAGGCCGTAA